The following proteins are co-located in the Clostridiales bacterium genome:
- a CDS encoding patatin family protein: MTIQNNIKETALIFEGGGMRASYTAGFLNNLLENELYFDYVAGISAGSSHSVNYLSRDTQRAKRSFVDLVLDPQFGGWHSFVRGEGFFRAKYIYEETPYQEAALPFDMQTFLENPARLRIGAFDRDSGEMRYFSKHDIRSIPDLAKIVRSSSSMPVFMPPTYYDNCYYVDGGLGGGIPLDIAKTDGLKKFFVILTRPKGYRKTPVKYQGAIKSIYRKYPMVAEAMLDRHNSYNSTLDELEALEKEGKAFLVYPETMPVSNREVNYSKLKESYRLGYEQGKRDLPAWKEFLKY, from the coding sequence ATGACGATTCAAAATAATATTAAAGAGACAGCACTCATCTTTGAAGGTGGCGGGATGAGAGCGAGCTATACAGCAGGTTTTCTCAACAACCTCTTGGAGAATGAGCTGTATTTTGATTATGTAGCGGGGATTTCAGCGGGGTCCAGCCACAGCGTAAACTATCTATCGCGGGATACTCAGCGAGCAAAGCGCTCTTTTGTCGATTTGGTTTTGGATCCTCAATTTGGGGGTTGGCACTCCTTCGTTCGAGGTGAGGGATTTTTCAGAGCAAAGTATATCTATGAGGAGACACCCTATCAGGAAGCAGCTCTGCCCTTTGATATGCAAACTTTTCTAGAGAATCCAGCACGGCTTCGCATTGGAGCATTTGACCGTGACTCCGGTGAGATGAGATATTTCTCAAAGCATGACATCAGAAGCATTCCGGATTTGGCGAAAATCGTAAGGTCATCTTCTTCAATGCCCGTGTTTATGCCACCCACTTACTATGATAATTGTTATTACGTGGACGGTGGCCTGGGAGGAGGCATCCCTTTGGATATTGCGAAGACAGACGGTCTAAAAAAATTTTTTGTTATCCTGACCCGACCAAAGGGCTATAGGAAGACGCCGGTTAAGTATCAAGGCGCTATAAAGAGTATCTATCGGAAATACCCGATGGTTGCCGAAGCAATGCTGGATCGACACAACTCATATAACAGCACGCTGGACGAACTGGAAGCACTTGAAAAAGAGGGCAAAGCATTTCTTGTATATCCTGAGACTATGCCGGTATCGAACCGTGAAGTCAATTATTCAAAATTAAAAGAGAGCTATCGGTTGGGGTATGAACAAGGAAAGCGGGACTTGCCTGCATGGAAGGAATTTCTGAAATACTAA
- a CDS encoding ferredoxin, producing MKARIDRDGCIGCGLCPSICPEVFQMADDGLAEVIVEDVPADAEGTAVEAQENCPVSVIFVE from the coding sequence ATGAAAGCGAGAATTGATCGTGACGGCTGTATCGGCTGTGGCCTTTGTCCTTCCATCTGTCCAGAAGTGTTTCAGATGGCTGATGATGGGTTGGCAGAAGTAATCGTGGAGGACGTTCCGGCTGATGCGGAAGGTACTGCAGTTGAAGCACAGGAAAATTGTCCCGTATCTGTAATCTTTGTAGAATGA